A stretch of the Symmachiella macrocystis genome encodes the following:
- a CDS encoding Gfo/Idh/MocA family protein, which yields MADQQPRRQFMQNVGAASAGLMAAGYTATARGYAANETIYVGAIGTGGRCRQLLGTLGEIPGVKIVAVCDIWDDNLQKGRAMADPKAATTKDYHELLARKDIDAVVIGTPDHWHVPITIDACRAGKDVYVEKPLTHDLSEGPPVIAAQNEHKRIVQVGMQQRSMPHLIEANKIIRSGELGEIRKVHLTWNRNSPRAQKKNYGIDPKSVDWKRFLGNAPEQPYDEYRFRHWRWFWDFGGGIFTDLMVHYVDVAHWFLDLDHPQMATSIGDHFMAKDVWQTPDTVQTLMRYPQQDLQVYFEGTFVNARNAAMMEYMGTDATLYCDRGRYEIHPEHNRKIKYRELVLGSGSRGKDFYETPNGRLLHLTNWLECIRSRKTPNAPAEAGVSAASAAHMANLALRGGKVQHWAET from the coding sequence ATGGCCGACCAGCAGCCGCGACGACAGTTCATGCAGAACGTGGGTGCCGCTTCGGCCGGTTTGATGGCGGCCGGTTATACTGCGACCGCGCGCGGCTACGCTGCCAACGAAACCATTTACGTGGGAGCCATCGGCACCGGCGGCCGCTGCCGACAATTGCTGGGAACGCTGGGCGAGATTCCCGGTGTGAAGATCGTCGCCGTCTGCGACATTTGGGATGACAACCTACAAAAAGGCCGCGCAATGGCCGACCCCAAAGCGGCGACGACCAAGGATTACCACGAACTGCTGGCTCGTAAAGACATCGATGCAGTCGTTATCGGCACCCCCGACCATTGGCACGTGCCGATTACCATTGATGCCTGTCGAGCAGGCAAAGACGTCTATGTCGAAAAACCGCTCACACACGATCTCTCCGAAGGCCCGCCGGTGATTGCGGCGCAAAATGAACACAAACGCATCGTGCAAGTCGGCATGCAACAACGGAGCATGCCGCACCTGATTGAAGCCAATAAGATCATCCGCTCCGGCGAACTGGGAGAAATCCGCAAAGTGCACCTGACCTGGAATCGCAATTCGCCGCGAGCGCAAAAGAAGAACTATGGCATCGATCCCAAATCAGTCGACTGGAAACGATTCTTGGGAAATGCGCCGGAGCAACCGTACGATGAATACCGTTTTCGGCATTGGCGTTGGTTCTGGGATTTCGGCGGCGGGATCTTTACCGATCTGATGGTGCACTACGTCGATGTCGCGCACTGGTTCTTGGATTTGGACCATCCGCAGATGGCAACCAGCATTGGCGATCATTTCATGGCGAAAGACGTCTGGCAGACACCCGATACAGTGCAGACGTTAATGCGTTATCCCCAGCAAGACTTGCAGGTCTATTTCGAAGGGACTTTCGTCAACGCCCGCAATGCCGCCATGATGGAGTACATGGGGACCGATGCGACGCTGTATTGTGACCGCGGCCGTTATGAAATCCACCCCGAGCACAATCGCAAGATTAAATATCGTGAACTGGTGCTCGGCAGCGGATCGCGCGGCAAGGACTTTTACGAAACCCCCAACGGCCGGTTGCTGCATTTGACCAACTGGCTGGAATGCATCCGCA
- a CDS encoding NUDIX hydrolase yields MASQSQQVIEQAGAIPFRKRKGKLEFCLITSARKQKWGFPKGMIDPGETYLETALKESHEEAGLHGEIIGDPVGSYEYSKWGLELNVTVVLMQVSSVDDEWDEQHIRRRRWVSESKARNLIDRAELCALLGDAIERISSLED; encoded by the coding sequence ATGGCGTCACAATCTCAACAGGTGATCGAACAAGCCGGTGCCATTCCTTTTCGTAAGCGAAAAGGCAAGCTTGAGTTTTGCTTAATCACATCGGCCCGCAAACAAAAATGGGGTTTCCCCAAAGGGATGATCGACCCCGGCGAGACCTATCTAGAGACAGCGCTCAAAGAATCCCATGAAGAAGCGGGCCTACACGGCGAGATCATCGGCGACCCGGTCGGCAGCTATGAGTACAGCAAATGGGGCCTGGAGTTAAACGTGACCGTCGTGCTCATGCAAGTCAGCAGCGTGGATGACGAGTGGGACGAACAACACATCCGCCGCCGCCGCTGGGTCAGCGAAAGCAAAGCCCGCAACCTAATCGACCGCGCCGAGCTGTGCGCATTGTTGGGTGATGCCATCGAACGCATCTCGTCGCTCGAAGATTGA
- a CDS encoding prolyl oligopeptidase family serine peptidase, with product MHHLFRLSVLFCLAVLLGRTALADGVRDNDPTTVRPVPRPGIEVSDDDRQHLKAGLTELNSLIEQLKGKKDPLALELLPDVEIYHRAVSDALTYNEFFAPGDIAAAKELLVTGTERAMQLLKGNAPWTTQTGLVVRGYRSRIDHSAQPYGLVIPENYGFPDGESRRLDLWFHGRGETLSEVNFINQRSKRVGNISPADTIVLHPYGRYSNAFKFAGEIDVLEALDHACKHYRVDDDRIAARGFSMGGAAAWQFAVHYPDRWFAANPGAGFSETPEFLKFFQKETLNPTDYERLLWHYYDCTDNAVNLYQCPTIAYSGELDIQKQAADIMQTALKAEHIDLVHIIGPQTKHRIHPDSLREIETRLAALAARGREWIPREIHFVTYTLKYNKTNWVTIDGLGEHWQQARVDAKILGDKSLQVKTKNVNDISFHMPSGWCPFDIRRPVEIEIDDQLIDAPSPRSDRSWDCSLYRQEDGTWKLGTRVTEGLHKKHDLQGPIDDAFLDSFIFVTPTGQGSHPDVNKWVQQEFDHAVKHWRLQFRGHARVKKDTAISDEDIASANLVLWGDPSSNAVLAKIADKLPISWDEKSVAVGEHTYPAGSHVPVLIFPSPLNPEKYIVLNSGFTYREYDYLNNARQVPKLPDWAIIDLRTPPNSQYPGKVVQADFFDESWRLKPAE from the coding sequence ATGCACCACTTATTCCGTTTGTCAGTCCTGTTCTGTTTGGCCGTACTCCTGGGGCGTACTGCTCTTGCCGACGGCGTGCGCGACAACGACCCGACGACCGTGCGCCCCGTGCCGCGACCCGGCATTGAGGTCTCCGACGACGACCGGCAGCACTTGAAGGCGGGGCTCACTGAACTGAATTCGCTAATCGAACAACTCAAGGGGAAAAAAGATCCGCTCGCCCTCGAATTGTTGCCCGATGTCGAGATCTATCACCGTGCCGTGAGCGATGCGCTGACCTACAACGAATTCTTCGCCCCCGGCGACATCGCGGCCGCCAAAGAATTGTTGGTCACCGGAACTGAACGGGCGATGCAATTGCTCAAAGGCAACGCCCCCTGGACGACGCAAACCGGACTGGTCGTCCGTGGATATCGGTCGCGGATCGACCATAGCGCTCAGCCGTATGGATTGGTGATTCCTGAGAATTACGGATTTCCCGATGGTGAGTCGCGGAGGCTGGACTTGTGGTTTCATGGTCGCGGCGAAACGCTCAGTGAAGTCAATTTCATCAATCAACGCTCGAAACGCGTCGGCAATATCTCACCCGCCGATACGATTGTTCTGCATCCCTACGGCCGGTATAGCAATGCGTTCAAATTCGCCGGCGAAATCGATGTCCTGGAAGCACTGGACCACGCCTGCAAGCATTATCGGGTCGACGACGATCGTATCGCCGCTCGAGGTTTCTCGATGGGGGGCGCCGCTGCATGGCAATTTGCGGTGCACTACCCCGACCGGTGGTTCGCCGCCAATCCCGGAGCAGGATTTTCGGAAACGCCGGAGTTTTTGAAGTTCTTTCAAAAAGAAACTCTCAATCCGACTGACTACGAACGCCTGTTGTGGCACTATTACGACTGCACGGACAATGCCGTGAATCTGTATCAATGTCCGACAATCGCTTACAGCGGGGAATTGGATATCCAAAAACAAGCCGCCGATATTATGCAGACTGCCCTGAAAGCCGAGCATATCGATCTGGTGCACATCATCGGCCCGCAGACGAAACACCGCATTCATCCCGATTCCTTGCGAGAAATCGAAACCCGCCTCGCCGCACTCGCTGCCCGTGGTCGTGAGTGGATACCGCGCGAAATCCATTTTGTCACCTACACACTCAAATACAACAAAACGAATTGGGTGACGATCGACGGATTGGGAGAGCATTGGCAACAGGCCCGTGTCGATGCGAAGATCTTGGGCGATAAGTCGCTGCAGGTCAAAACAAAAAATGTCAACGACATCAGTTTCCACATGCCGTCAGGTTGGTGCCCGTTCGATATCCGTCGGCCGGTTGAAATCGAAATCGACGACCAACTGATCGATGCCCCATCTCCTCGTTCAGACCGTTCCTGGGACTGTTCGCTCTATCGACAAGAGGACGGGACCTGGAAGCTCGGCACACGCGTCACGGAAGGCCTGCACAAAAAACATGACCTGCAAGGGCCGATCGACGATGCCTTTTTGGATTCATTCATTTTTGTAACTCCCACCGGCCAGGGCAGCCACCCGGATGTCAATAAGTGGGTCCAACAGGAATTCGACCACGCGGTCAAACATTGGCGACTGCAATTCCGTGGACATGCCCGTGTGAAAAAAGATACGGCGATCAGCGACGAGGACATCGCCAGCGCAAATCTAGTCCTGTGGGGTGATCCGAGTAGCAATGCTGTGCTCGCGAAAATCGCCGACAAGCTGCCGATCAGCTGGGATGAAAAATCAGTGGCCGTCGGAGAGCACACCTATCCAGCGGGATCGCACGTACCGGTGCTGATTTTCCCCAGTCCGCTCAATCCCGAGAAGTACATCGTGCTCAACAGCGGCTTCACGTACCGCGAATACGATTACCTCAACAACGCCCGGCAAGTCCCCAAACTCCCCGACTGGGCCATTATCGACCTCCGCACCCCACCCAATAGCCAATACCCGGGGAAAGTAGTCCAGGCGGATTTCTTTGATGAGTCGTGGCGGTTGAAGCCGGCAGAATAG
- a CDS encoding alpha/beta hydrolase produces the protein MKILLPLAAVCLITASMAAAAEEEYKLGPDSMVQEGVPQGTVTKGTWTSDKVFPGTVRDYWIYVPKQYDPQKPACVMVFQDGKWYVNTEQQFRVPTVFDNLIHKGEMPVTIGIFLNPGTFPAAKPEGKPKSNRSFEYDTLSDQYARFLLEEILPAVGKDYNLTDDPNGRAIGGISSGGICAWTVAWERPDAFRKVLSHVGSFTNIRGGHDYQAQIRKTDPKPIRIFMQDGEKDLDNIHGNWPLANQQLAKSLAFKEYDYKFVYGTGAHNGIHGGAILPESLRWLWRDYPVK, from the coding sequence ATGAAAATACTTCTCCCCCTTGCTGCCGTTTGTCTCATCACAGCCTCCATGGCTGCCGCCGCTGAAGAGGAGTACAAACTCGGACCCGATTCAATGGTCCAAGAGGGCGTGCCGCAAGGAACCGTCACCAAAGGGACCTGGACCAGCGATAAGGTGTTCCCCGGGACCGTCCGCGACTATTGGATCTATGTCCCAAAACAATACGACCCGCAAAAGCCGGCCTGTGTAATGGTCTTTCAGGACGGCAAGTGGTACGTGAATACCGAACAGCAATTTCGCGTCCCGACCGTATTCGACAATTTGATTCACAAAGGCGAAATGCCCGTCACGATCGGCATCTTTCTCAATCCCGGCACCTTCCCGGCCGCGAAACCGGAGGGAAAACCTAAGTCGAACCGCAGCTTCGAATACGACACGCTCAGTGATCAATACGCACGATTCTTGCTGGAAGAAATCCTCCCCGCTGTTGGCAAAGATTACAATTTGACGGATGATCCCAACGGCCGAGCGATCGGTGGTATCAGTTCCGGCGGCATTTGTGCCTGGACGGTCGCTTGGGAGCGGCCCGACGCATTCCGCAAAGTGCTCAGCCATGTCGGCAGCTTCACCAATATCCGTGGTGGCCACGACTACCAAGCCCAGATCCGCAAAACCGATCCTAAACCGATTCGCATCTTCATGCAGGACGGCGAAAAAGATCTCGACAACATTCACGGAAATTGGCCTCTCGCTAACCAACAGCTGGCCAAGTCATTGGCCTTCAAAGAGTACGACTACAAATTCGTCTACGGTACCGGCGCCCACAACGGGATTCACGGTGGCGCCATCCTGCCGGAATCGTTGCGCTGGTTGTGGCGGGATTATCCGGTGAAATAA
- a CDS encoding sulfatase-like hydrolase/transferase: MSCLCLCDVPLQAANRPNIVVILVDDLGYGDLSSYGATDMQTPHVDQLMRAGMRMDYFYANCPVCSPTRAALLSGRYQELVGVPGVIRTHPENSWGYLAPDAVLLPQILKPAGYHSAIIGKWHLGLEPENHPNARGFDFFHGFLGDMMDDYYHHRRHDQNYMRRNTETIDPSGHATDLFTAWAVDYIRDRKQRDAPFFLYLAYNAPHTPVQPPEDWLKKVLAREPGINKQRAALVALIEHLDDGIGQVVAALKETGALENTLLIFTSDNGGYLKVGASNGALRGSKQEMYEGGLRVPMCAVWPGEIAPGSRSDHIALTMDLFPTVAAAAGAKIDHEIDGLSILPVLRGESVPQFERDLFFTRREGGRTYGGKTIDAVRSGDWKLLQNSPYEPLELYNLKDDPLEQHNLIEQRPKIRQRLSAAQRRQIQRGGRVPWQRP; encoded by the coding sequence ATGAGTTGTCTTTGTTTGTGCGATGTGCCACTACAGGCGGCGAATCGCCCGAATATCGTCGTGATCCTGGTTGATGATCTTGGTTACGGCGACCTGTCAAGTTACGGTGCAACTGACATGCAAACGCCCCATGTCGATCAGCTGATGCGGGCCGGCATGCGGATGGATTATTTTTACGCAAATTGCCCCGTCTGTTCGCCGACACGCGCGGCGTTGTTGTCGGGGCGGTATCAAGAACTGGTCGGTGTGCCCGGTGTGATTCGCACGCATCCGGAAAATAGCTGGGGATATCTGGCCCCCGACGCCGTCTTGCTTCCGCAAATCCTCAAACCGGCTGGATATCATTCGGCAATCATTGGCAAATGGCATTTGGGACTGGAACCGGAAAACCATCCGAATGCGCGCGGCTTTGATTTCTTTCACGGTTTTCTGGGCGACATGATGGACGACTATTACCATCACCGCCGTCACGATCAGAACTACATGCGACGAAATACCGAAACGATCGACCCCAGTGGACACGCCACCGATTTGTTCACTGCCTGGGCGGTCGATTACATTCGCGACCGTAAGCAACGTGACGCACCGTTTTTTCTCTATCTCGCCTACAATGCGCCGCACACGCCAGTCCAGCCGCCCGAAGATTGGTTAAAAAAAGTGCTCGCCCGCGAACCGGGAATCAATAAGCAACGGGCGGCACTCGTGGCATTGATCGAACATTTGGACGACGGCATTGGCCAAGTCGTTGCCGCACTCAAGGAAACCGGTGCGTTGGAGAATACGCTGCTCATTTTCACCAGCGACAACGGCGGCTATTTAAAGGTCGGCGCCAGCAACGGCGCTTTGCGGGGCAGCAAACAGGAAATGTACGAAGGGGGCCTCCGCGTCCCCATGTGCGCCGTCTGGCCGGGCGAAATTGCACCGGGAAGCCGCTCGGATCATATTGCATTGACCATGGATCTGTTCCCTACCGTCGCCGCTGCCGCCGGTGCGAAGATCGATCATGAAATCGACGGACTGAGCATTCTGCCGGTCCTGCGGGGCGAGTCCGTGCCGCAATTTGAACGCGACCTCTTCTTTACCCGCCGCGAAGGGGGCCGGACTTACGGTGGGAAAACAATCGATGCCGTGCGCAGCGGCGACTGGAAGTTGTTACAAAACAGTCCCTATGAACCGCTGGAACTCTACAACCTCAAAGACGATCCACTGGAACAACACAATCTGATCGAGCAGCGTCCTAAGATCAGACAACGTCTGTCAGCCGCTCAACGGCGACAAATCCAACGCGGCGGTCGCGTACCGTGGCAGCGTCCTTAA
- a CDS encoding GGDEF domain-containing protein, with protein sequence MPLISFVNWDAIPGVAHAAFGGWGVTALGVICILQYVVYLQRTRANQDETASAFHEIRSELDNIQKDHRITRLENRLLREFVSETDVDRAIRVLLNNLIPNTDRGFAVSLEISDKNISVGQSRGLSREARKALIVDPEILARAAGGEPFILEGQEFRTSCLAGSLTVADRRHIHRLFIIGIESEDALSGLVIATHMFHAETADQRHFALLKQLVQRISELRRAALALESQRHELTRTNDILELRAITDTRFESPVDMIQEFMTALRGKTAANRAVLYISTTAEGVSRNSFVRCGTVPNPNVERQLCQAEDAIAAQAHSTLTTQVFNRTDLLRHGIRSFLTHALAVPLVRKGATVGAICLSRDSSDKFHDADLELAMWAADYLAGTILNALQHAQVEQRARTDGLTGMANRASFDEAIKNEVRSANETDGYCSLLLLDIDRFKVINDKFGHLVGDHVLRSAAQTVLASLERLRTQDRVLAARYGGEEFAVLLPGVNETGAARMAEVIRTAISDHTFVFAGATIPTTVSIGVATLPKHAEDVNQLIAAADGALYYAKESGRDRVAIARSTDPRRDDTPVTLPGASQSL encoded by the coding sequence GTGCCGTTAATCTCGTTTGTTAACTGGGATGCAATTCCCGGCGTTGCGCATGCTGCGTTTGGTGGCTGGGGCGTAACGGCGCTGGGGGTGATTTGCATCCTGCAATACGTCGTCTATCTGCAGCGGACACGTGCCAACCAGGATGAAACGGCATCCGCGTTCCACGAAATCCGTTCGGAACTGGATAACATCCAAAAAGATCACCGAATCACCCGCTTGGAAAACCGGCTGCTGCGGGAATTTGTGAGTGAGACCGATGTTGATCGCGCCATTCGGGTGCTGCTGAACAATCTGATCCCGAACACGGATCGTGGGTTCGCCGTATCGTTGGAGATCTCGGACAAGAATATTTCCGTCGGTCAAAGCCGCGGGTTGTCGCGTGAAGCGCGCAAAGCGTTAATCGTCGATCCTGAAATCCTGGCTCGCGCTGCGGGGGGTGAACCATTCATTCTTGAAGGGCAAGAATTTCGAACCAGCTGTCTGGCGGGAAGCTTGACGGTCGCGGATCGCCGCCATATCCACCGGCTATTCATCATCGGTATCGAATCAGAGGATGCATTATCCGGCCTAGTTATCGCCACACATATGTTTCACGCCGAAACGGCCGATCAACGGCATTTCGCGCTGTTGAAACAATTGGTCCAACGTATCAGCGAACTGCGTCGCGCCGCACTCGCACTCGAATCGCAACGGCACGAACTGACCCGCACGAACGATATTCTAGAACTCCGCGCAATCACTGACACCCGTTTTGAATCCCCCGTCGATATGATCCAGGAATTCATGACGGCTTTGAGGGGAAAAACGGCGGCCAACCGAGCGGTGTTGTATATTTCCACAACGGCCGAAGGAGTCTCTCGAAATTCATTCGTGCGTTGCGGCACTGTGCCCAATCCCAATGTCGAACGGCAATTGTGCCAAGCCGAGGATGCCATCGCTGCTCAGGCGCATTCCACGTTGACGACGCAGGTTTTCAACCGCACCGACCTCTTGCGACATGGCATCCGCAGCTTCTTGACGCACGCCCTGGCCGTTCCGCTGGTTCGTAAAGGCGCTACCGTGGGCGCGATCTGCTTGTCACGCGACTCGTCTGACAAATTTCACGACGCTGACCTCGAACTCGCCATGTGGGCGGCCGACTACTTAGCCGGCACGATTCTCAATGCACTACAGCATGCCCAGGTGGAACAAAGGGCGCGGACCGACGGTTTGACCGGCATGGCTAATCGCGCCAGCTTCGACGAAGCCATCAAAAACGAAGTTCGCTCAGCAAATGAGACGGATGGTTATTGTTCACTGCTACTGCTCGACATCGACCGGTTTAAGGTAATCAACGACAAATTTGGCCACCTGGTTGGTGACCACGTTTTGCGTTCGGCGGCACAAACAGTCCTCGCTTCGCTAGAGCGTCTGCGCACCCAGGACCGTGTTCTGGCTGCGCGGTATGGAGGTGAGGAATTCGCCGTACTGTTGCCGGGAGTCAATGAAACTGGCGCAGCGCGGATGGCTGAAGTGATCCGCACAGCGATCAGCGATCATACGTTCGTTTTCGCCGGTGCCACGATTCCCACCACGGTGAGTATCGGCGTCGCCACACTGCCCAAACACGCAGAGGACGTTAATCAATTGATCGCAGCCGCTGACGGCGCGCTGTACTACGCCAAGGAATCGGGCAGAGACCGCGTTGCCATCGCTCGCTCTACGGATCCGCGCCGCGACGATACACCTGTTACTCTGCCTGGGGCTTCGCAGTCTCTTTGA
- a CDS encoding MIP family channel protein yields MQQGLTRELSAEFIGTFILIVFGVGVNAQVTLGGSQFGDFFSINVGWGLAVTMGVYVAGGVSGAHLNPAVTLALACHRGFAWNKVLPYMVAQVAGAFVASALIFATYHEAIDHFDGGVRQIPGPTAEHATAGIWATYPQEYLSNFPGGFVDQVVGTALLLLLIFAISDEKNVAPKMNFAPVVVGMAVFLIGMTFGINCGYAINPARDFGPRLFTAVAGWGSGVFSAHDYFFWVPIVGPLVGGVIGGWVYDAFITKHHAPTEPVV; encoded by the coding sequence ATGCAACAAGGCCTGACGCGTGAGTTGTCGGCAGAATTTATCGGGACGTTCATTTTGATCGTCTTTGGCGTGGGCGTGAACGCGCAGGTGACGTTGGGCGGATCGCAATTCGGCGACTTTTTTTCCATCAACGTCGGTTGGGGACTCGCAGTCACGATGGGGGTCTATGTGGCGGGCGGGGTTTCTGGAGCGCATCTCAACCCAGCGGTGACGCTGGCTTTGGCATGCCATCGGGGCTTTGCCTGGAATAAAGTTCTGCCGTATATGGTGGCGCAGGTCGCCGGCGCTTTTGTCGCTTCGGCATTGATATTCGCCACATACCATGAAGCGATCGATCATTTTGACGGCGGCGTACGACAAATTCCGGGACCGACTGCCGAGCATGCCACGGCTGGGATTTGGGCCACCTACCCACAAGAATACTTGAGCAACTTCCCCGGCGGCTTTGTCGATCAGGTCGTGGGGACGGCGCTTTTATTGTTATTGATCTTTGCCATCTCGGATGAGAAAAACGTCGCCCCAAAAATGAATTTCGCGCCGGTCGTTGTCGGGATGGCCGTGTTTTTAATCGGTATGACCTTTGGAATCAATTGCGGGTACGCAATCAATCCAGCACGCGATTTCGGCCCGCGGTTGTTTACCGCTGTAGCTGGTTGGGGCAGCGGAGTCTTCTCCGCGCACGATTACTTCTTCTGGGTTCCGATCGTCGGACCACTAGTAGGAGGCGTGATTGGCGGATGGGTCTACGATGCCTTCATTACCAAACACCACGCACCCACTGAGCCGGTCGTCTGA
- a CDS encoding bestrophin encodes MLRMLAGLPVLSQVWLYALLVGAYSGLAVWKEHSPLKDQWDQPAQIHEVFGLVLGLFLVFWTNRAYERWWEARTLWGQLVNTSRNHAVKIKNLLKLPASDLRLCESIIIGFPYSLKEHLRDGCVLKQVPGFASSADNPDHVPTYLVSLLYDRFRKWYQLELITGDELRILDLEASQLLEICGACERIRNTLIANSYRRFIRQLVILHLIALPWGLAQEFGDATVVIVTIAAYFMIGVTVIAHAIEEPFGHDEDDLDLNLLCNKIEGGVREIFARQMPLNS; translated from the coding sequence ATGTTACGTATGCTAGCGGGCTTGCCGGTGCTGAGCCAGGTCTGGCTCTACGCATTGTTGGTGGGGGCCTATAGCGGGTTGGCGGTGTGGAAGGAGCATTCACCGCTCAAAGACCAATGGGACCAACCGGCGCAAATCCATGAGGTATTCGGACTTGTCTTGGGATTGTTTTTGGTCTTTTGGACCAATCGTGCTTACGAACGTTGGTGGGAAGCCCGCACCTTGTGGGGACAGTTGGTCAATACCAGTCGCAATCATGCGGTCAAAATCAAGAACCTCCTCAAACTGCCGGCGAGCGACTTACGACTCTGCGAATCAATTATCATCGGCTTCCCTTATTCTCTGAAAGAACATCTGCGTGATGGTTGCGTTCTAAAACAGGTTCCCGGCTTTGCCTCCTCAGCTGACAATCCGGACCACGTCCCCACTTATTTAGTGTCGTTGTTGTATGACCGTTTTCGCAAATGGTATCAATTGGAGTTGATCACCGGCGATGAACTACGGATCTTGGACCTGGAAGCCAGCCAACTCTTGGAAATCTGCGGCGCTTGTGAACGGATCCGCAATACACTTATCGCCAACTCCTATCGCCGATTCATCCGGCAACTGGTGATTCTACATCTGATAGCGCTTCCCTGGGGTTTGGCGCAGGAGTTCGGCGATGCGACGGTGGTCATTGTAACGATCGCGGCTTATTTCATGATTGGCGTTACGGTCATCGCACATGCAATCGAAGAACCTTTCGGCCACGACGAAGACGACCTAGATTTGAATCTGTTATGCAATAAAATCGAGGGCGGGGTGCGAGAGATTTTTGCCAGGCAAATGCCGCTGAATTCGTAG